A window of the Cystobacter fuscus genome harbors these coding sequences:
- a CDS encoding cytochrome c3 family protein, with product MAWIFTPRANTVARVAALGLLATPVLGVGSLWLYARSPLAQNMRQPVAQPVQFDHRHHAGDEAIDCRYCHNTVEVSPSAGYPSVSTCLNCHAQVWNQSPLLEPVRQSFFADRPIPWRRVHDLPDFVYFNHSIHVRKGVGCVTCHGRVDLMPSVTQEHPLSMGWCLECHRDPAPHLRPLSALTSMRWERRPEDPSPEELVRRLDVHPRMDCTTCHR from the coding sequence ATGGCCTGGATCTTCACACCTCGCGCGAACACCGTGGCCCGGGTGGCCGCGCTGGGCCTGTTGGCCACGCCGGTGCTCGGAGTGGGCTCGCTGTGGCTCTATGCCCGGAGCCCGCTCGCGCAGAACATGCGCCAGCCCGTGGCGCAGCCGGTCCAGTTCGATCACCGCCACCACGCGGGCGACGAGGCCATCGACTGTCGTTATTGCCACAACACCGTCGAGGTCTCCCCGAGCGCCGGCTATCCCTCGGTGTCCACCTGTCTCAACTGCCACGCGCAGGTCTGGAACCAGAGTCCGCTCCTGGAGCCGGTACGCCAGTCTTTCTTCGCCGACCGTCCCATTCCCTGGCGGCGGGTGCATGACCTGCCGGACTTCGTCTACTTCAACCACTCCATCCATGTGCGCAAGGGCGTGGGGTGTGTCACCTGCCACGGCCGTGTGGACTTGATGCCCTCCGTCACCCAGGAGCATCCGCTCTCCATGGGCTGGTGCCTGGAGTGCCACCGCGATCCCGCTCCCCACCTGCGCCCGCTGTCGGCCCTCACCTCGATGCGCTGGGAGCGCCGTCCGGAAGATCCCTCGCCCGAGGAGCTGGTGCGCCGCCTCGACGTCCACCCCCGAATGGACTGCACGACATGTCATCGCTGA
- a CDS encoding Tox-REase-5 domain-containing protein produces the protein MGGSGDIAEETADAFQVVQEASGLGEEARHPAGAALYQEQARQLLNRLAKMPVTQKSFAPSRVLCWLLREVLAGGERVEYADLKWRAERFWFLVLVRPDGYLVAALTGTPLQRMGPLRLVEGQWRVRRLVVGDFYFSRGGVFYPVTEALRRADGPPLTELGLGRDPLNAALDGAQDALGEMAMALAHSILHPIRTVEDLAQLPTTVAHLIVSSPEYFARYGAMSREDQIREAARLSTHVLMMLGGAEATLGRMSGWGAGLPTFSLTARGEWVLGGAIVAGGAATTVGVNLEALSILHMAGRGPGKPSGASGKAGTPSKTASAQGPGKWTYKKPTTKSKDSLDYQEQVTGRPAWWVYKIGEVEFDGIKAKELLEAKGPGYCSFFNADGTPKYWYSQSGKFNEMMKQAEAQSRVAHDLGLPLIWHVADANVAKFLRKIFADRRWNNITVQHTRPER, from the coding sequence GTGGGAGGCTCCGGCGACATCGCCGAGGAAACAGCTGACGCATTCCAGGTGGTGCAGGAGGCCAGCGGCCTTGGAGAAGAGGCCCGGCATCCGGCGGGCGCGGCGCTCTACCAGGAGCAGGCGCGCCAGCTTCTGAACCGGTTGGCGAAGATGCCGGTGACGCAGAAGAGCTTCGCCCCGAGCCGGGTGCTGTGCTGGCTGCTGCGCGAGGTGCTCGCGGGCGGCGAGCGTGTGGAGTACGCCGACTTGAAGTGGCGTGCCGAGCGATTCTGGTTCCTGGTGTTGGTGCGCCCGGACGGCTACCTCGTGGCCGCGCTCACTGGCACGCCCCTCCAGCGCATGGGGCCGCTCCGACTCGTGGAAGGCCAGTGGCGGGTGAGGCGCCTCGTGGTGGGCGACTTCTACTTCTCGCGCGGGGGCGTCTTCTACCCGGTCACCGAAGCACTGAGGCGGGCGGACGGTCCGCCCCTGACCGAGTTGGGACTGGGGAGAGATCCACTCAACGCCGCGCTGGATGGGGCCCAGGACGCGCTGGGAGAGATGGCGATGGCGCTCGCCCATTCCATCCTCCACCCCATCCGTACCGTGGAGGATCTCGCGCAACTTCCCACCACGGTGGCCCACCTCATCGTCTCCTCGCCCGAGTACTTCGCACGCTATGGCGCCATGTCTCGGGAAGACCAGATTCGCGAGGCGGCGCGCCTGTCCACGCATGTGCTGATGATGCTCGGAGGTGCGGAGGCCACCCTGGGGCGCATGAGCGGATGGGGGGCCGGACTGCCGACATTTTCACTCACGGCCAGGGGTGAGTGGGTGCTGGGCGGAGCCATCGTGGCAGGAGGCGCCGCGACCACCGTGGGCGTGAACCTCGAGGCCCTCTCCATCCTCCACATGGCGGGCAGAGGCCCGGGAAAGCCCAGCGGCGCGAGCGGCAAGGCGGGGACACCCTCCAAAACGGCTTCGGCGCAGGGACCCGGCAAGTGGACGTACAAGAAGCCCACCACCAAATCCAAGGACTCCCTGGACTACCAGGAGCAGGTGACGGGACGGCCCGCATGGTGGGTGTACAAGATTGGGGAAGTGGAGTTCGACGGCATCAAGGCCAAGGAGCTATTGGAGGCCAAGGGCCCCGGCTATTGCTCCTTCTTCAACGCGGATGGCACGCCCAAGTACTGGTACAGCCAATCCGGCAAGTTCAACGAGATGATGAAGCAAGCCGAGGCGCAATCGCGGGTTGCCCACGACTTGGGGCTACCGCTGATCTGGCATGTCGCCGATGCCAACGTCGCGAAGTTCCTTCGCAAGATCTTCGCGGATCGAAGATGGAACAACATCACCGTCCAGCATACTCGGCCCGAGCGATAG
- a CDS encoding Imm52 family immunity protein, translating to MQDSYYVGAYWGPRKETALECARRAELFLHMLARCDPSFTQWYRAGRGVPRELPGHPVRADITELEKFLLQGRIRAGKRVMEDMGFRQMMWNAKKEATEIHLACGGYFLPWGGPNSCLLYPTRESPLRERLLCAPVLAEVLTSMATAWDPDFAMVSSTEMVRLVEKGKWEVRVGWLTYLSRRLGRLPPLPAPVRIEPVGTLGWLLHLSPEPMSASNPEHVAFTTRVRELLDRAGLIELPEPEPAGE from the coding sequence ATGCAGGACAGCTACTACGTGGGGGCGTACTGGGGCCCTCGCAAGGAAACCGCGCTGGAGTGTGCCCGGCGCGCGGAACTCTTCCTCCACATGCTGGCGCGGTGTGATCCGTCCTTCACCCAGTGGTACCGGGCGGGCCGAGGCGTCCCCCGAGAACTGCCAGGCCATCCTGTCCGCGCGGACATCACGGAGCTGGAGAAGTTCCTGCTCCAGGGCAGGATCCGCGCGGGCAAGAGGGTCATGGAGGACATGGGCTTCCGCCAGATGATGTGGAACGCGAAGAAGGAGGCCACCGAAATCCACCTTGCTTGCGGTGGCTATTTCCTCCCCTGGGGCGGGCCCAATTCGTGCCTGCTCTACCCGACCCGGGAGAGCCCGCTCCGGGAGCGGCTGCTGTGTGCTCCCGTGCTCGCCGAAGTGCTCACCAGCATGGCCACCGCGTGGGACCCGGACTTCGCCATGGTCAGCTCGACCGAGATGGTCCGCCTCGTCGAGAAGGGAAAATGGGAGGTGCGCGTGGGCTGGTTGACGTACCTGTCTCGCAGGCTGGGCAGGCTGCCGCCGCTTCCCGCCCCCGTGCGCATCGAGCCGGTGGGGACGCTGGGCTGGCTCCTCCACCTCTCCCCCGAGCCCATGAGTGCGAGCAACCCGGAGCACGTGGCCTTCACCACCCGCGTGCGCGAGCTGCTCGACCGGGCGGGCCTCATCGAGCTTCCGGAGCCAGAGCCCGCCGGTGAGTGA
- a CDS encoding type VI immunity family protein, with protein sequence MRIVFFVPHDHFDIAAGVSHALDSYLRAVDDRPNPLSEYTCGYWEPSRLGDRGWELIRDTLNPKERRYFDDYDEDEAFHPEKAGAEPSFGIHGAQDSGFSFTYHARLPWRETPPGSVSVLRATLATEYLEERGADFVRELAVAMASRLPFVSGHVGLALDVAFSSLEQLDILRPLIFRHPGFDIRDAGVRDNLGTRVDGVHWMNFVGPPVLGELGGTTGLRAKLQSPTTTVRELDGERVLVSLGSEPEAGDLAQGQPLPAYRELARVLEPWLEPFPWGFLRRQGHERDEGELRRWWRRFLD encoded by the coding sequence GTGCGCATCGTCTTTTTCGTACCTCACGATCACTTCGACATCGCGGCGGGCGTGTCTCATGCCCTCGACAGCTACCTGCGCGCTGTGGATGACCGTCCGAATCCGTTGTCCGAATACACCTGCGGCTACTGGGAGCCGTCCAGGCTCGGTGACAGGGGCTGGGAACTCATCCGGGACACCCTGAACCCGAAGGAACGCAGGTACTTCGACGACTACGATGAGGACGAGGCCTTCCATCCAGAGAAGGCGGGCGCCGAGCCTTCCTTCGGCATTCACGGTGCGCAGGACAGTGGTTTCTCCTTCACCTACCACGCTCGCCTTCCGTGGCGTGAGACACCGCCTGGCTCCGTCAGTGTCCTGCGCGCGACCCTTGCAACGGAGTACCTCGAGGAGAGGGGGGCGGACTTCGTGCGCGAACTCGCCGTCGCCATGGCTTCACGGCTTCCCTTCGTCTCCGGGCACGTGGGGCTCGCGCTCGACGTCGCGTTTTCCTCTCTAGAGCAACTCGACATCCTGCGTCCGTTGATCTTCCGTCACCCTGGTTTCGATATTCGCGATGCCGGTGTTCGCGACAACCTGGGCACTCGGGTGGATGGTGTGCACTGGATGAACTTCGTGGGCCCTCCCGTGCTTGGCGAACTGGGGGGAACCACCGGTCTTCGCGCGAAGCTCCAGTCGCCCACCACTACCGTGCGCGAATTGGACGGTGAGCGTGTGCTGGTAAGCCTGGGGTCAGAGCCCGAAGCGGGAGACCTGGCTCAGGGACAGCCTCTTCCCGCGTACCGCGAACTCGCGCGGGTACTGGAGCCCTGGTTGGAGCCCTTCCCGTGGGGCTTTCTCCGTCGTCAGGGCCATGAGCGCGATGAGGGGGAGTTGCGCCGTTGGTGGAGACGCTTCCTCGACTGA
- a CDS encoding SH3 domain-containing protein — protein sequence MKTVLLTLLLAAAGEDAGVLPKVYVQGSSVNLRKEPSKDAEVLVKAPIGTECSVTDTAAAEWMKVRCGDYEGYAAVSLVAPEKPSVETLRAEAKNPMLTPEHREESALRAALLAPEDAELPKLLGELFFERNFKLLAGFKGTGASKRTFSTYCGLRGANVCILEVAGGFLRDVKIRVETRKDLFIIAVKDPENVTIYRGKHQLDPETTKLTMDVLERNSFPSTPVMDKALFAGVEDVDVRNADLPFGRFVLDDASHALLNGVPSAWSLLKQDGEGRFWTPINDCLKTPYLLEFVPDIHGRWMMLREKGAEGRETFWITSVSKRENELQLSLAKTYGNDMTRMVFKLPEGRKDIGYLNDVAYTFKLRRYPAQHDNCKEGGP from the coding sequence ATGAAAACGGTACTGCTCACGCTACTGCTCGCCGCGGCTGGTGAAGACGCCGGCGTCCTGCCAAAGGTCTACGTCCAGGGCTCATCGGTCAACCTGCGCAAGGAGCCGAGCAAGGACGCGGAGGTGCTGGTCAAGGCGCCCATCGGGACGGAGTGCTCGGTGACGGACACGGCCGCGGCGGAGTGGATGAAGGTGCGCTGCGGGGACTACGAGGGTTACGCCGCCGTGTCGCTGGTGGCGCCGGAGAAGCCCTCGGTGGAGACGCTGAGGGCCGAGGCGAAGAATCCCATGCTCACGCCCGAGCACCGCGAGGAGAGCGCGCTGCGCGCCGCGCTGCTGGCTCCGGAGGACGCGGAGTTGCCGAAGCTGCTCGGCGAGCTCTTCTTCGAGCGCAACTTCAAGCTCCTGGCGGGCTTCAAGGGCACGGGGGCCTCGAAGCGGACCTTCTCGACCTACTGCGGTTTGCGCGGGGCCAATGTCTGCATCTTGGAAGTGGCGGGGGGGTTCCTCCGGGATGTCAAGATTCGAGTCGAGACAAGAAAAGACCTGTTCATCATCGCGGTGAAGGATCCGGAAAATGTCACGATCTACCGTGGCAAACACCAACTCGATCCGGAGACGACGAAGTTGACGATGGATGTCCTCGAGCGGAACTCCTTTCCCTCGACTCCGGTGATGGACAAGGCGCTCTTCGCGGGGGTGGAGGATGTCGATGTCAGAAACGCGGACCTCCCCTTCGGTCGATTCGTACTTGATGATGCTTCTCATGCGCTCCTGAACGGGGTTCCTTCTGCGTGGTCCCTGCTCAAGCAGGATGGCGAAGGCCGTTTCTGGACGCCGATCAACGATTGTCTCAAGACGCCCTATCTGCTCGAGTTCGTTCCGGACATCCACGGTCGTTGGATGATGTTGCGTGAAAAGGGGGCAGAAGGAAGAGAGACGTTCTGGATTACCTCGGTGTCGAAGCGGGAGAATGAACTCCAGCTGTCGCTTGCGAAGACCTACGGAAACGACATGACTCGCATGGTGTTCAAGCTGCCCGAGGGGCGTAAGGATATCGGCTACCTGAACGATGTGGCTTATACGTTCAAGTTGCGCAGGTACCCGGCGCAACACGACAATTGTAAAGAGGGAGGGCCTTGA
- a CDS encoding L-dopachrome tautomerase-related protein — protein sequence MRTFPLVTSLLLSACALPAVSSATSPSLVVAAESDGMIWNGVALSDEGQVFVAGPRWTGSTGPALGVLDAQGQPHAYPDDRWNAWQPGQDASAAFVNINAIHKGPEDSLWVIDTGSPDFGGAPLPGGAKVVRIDLKNGQVVRIYPLGSDVATPTSYVDDIRLKGTRGYLTDAGRPGLIVLDLETGAARRVLDHTPPVTAPTDRPIVLEGKVLNGPDGAPLRVHADPLELSADGRWLYFASLHGPWSRIETRWLDDASLSPAAVLSHVEPWADLPPTGGTTLDAHGNLYFSDLAEDAIKKRTADGRIETLVADPRLHWVDAPFLAADGWLWLPVPQMDRVALFNGGVSRTVRPVQLLRLRVR from the coding sequence ATGAGAACCTTTCCGCTCGTCACGAGTCTGTTGTTGAGTGCATGCGCCCTGCCCGCCGTCTCCTCCGCGACGAGCCCTTCGCTCGTCGTCGCCGCCGAGAGCGACGGGATGATCTGGAATGGCGTGGCCTTGTCCGACGAGGGACAGGTGTTCGTCGCGGGTCCGCGCTGGACCGGGTCCACGGGGCCGGCGCTCGGCGTCCTGGACGCGCAGGGCCAGCCCCACGCCTATCCCGATGATCGCTGGAACGCGTGGCAGCCGGGACAGGACGCGAGCGCGGCCTTCGTGAACATCAACGCCATCCACAAGGGTCCGGAGGACTCGCTGTGGGTCATCGACACGGGCTCGCCCGACTTCGGCGGAGCGCCCCTGCCGGGTGGCGCGAAGGTGGTGCGCATCGACTTGAAGAACGGCCAGGTGGTCCGCATCTACCCGCTGGGCTCCGACGTCGCGACGCCCACGAGCTATGTCGATGACATCCGCTTGAAGGGCACGCGGGGCTACCTGACGGACGCGGGCCGTCCCGGGCTCATCGTGCTCGACCTGGAGACGGGCGCGGCGCGGCGGGTGTTGGACCACACCCCGCCCGTCACGGCGCCCACGGATCGGCCCATCGTGCTGGAGGGCAAGGTGCTCAATGGGCCGGATGGCGCGCCGCTCCGGGTGCACGCGGATCCGCTGGAGCTGAGCGCGGATGGACGGTGGCTCTACTTCGCGTCCCTGCATGGGCCGTGGTCGCGCATCGAGACGCGCTGGCTGGACGATGCGAGCCTCTCGCCCGCGGCCGTGCTGTCCCACGTCGAGCCCTGGGCCGATCTGCCGCCCACGGGGGGCACGACGCTGGACGCGCATGGGAACCTGTACTTCAGCGACCTGGCCGAGGACGCGATCAAGAAGCGCACGGCGGATGGGCGCATCGAGACGCTGGTCGCGGATCCCCGGCTGCACTGGGTGGACGCGCCCTTCCTGGCCGCGGACGGATGGCTGTGGCTGCCGGTGCCGCAGATGGACCGGGTGGCGCTGTTCAACGGGGGCGTGTCGCGCACCGTGCGGCCCGTCCAGTTGCTGCGCCTGCGGGTGCGGTGA
- a CDS encoding LysR family transcriptional regulator encodes MPSNRAKDVNDLQWDDLKVFLAIARAGSLMGAARAIGQTQPTMGRRLQALERTVGCKLMRRTTEGFVPTDEGKAVLAHAERMEEEAVAFARRLAGRDSEVEGTLRVSSSEWFASHVLAPIFARIQLQHPRLEVELITETRLLNLDRREADLVFRFRRFEEAHIVQKRLTHVTYEAYASRDYLKQRGRPDPSTGGVGHGLITMDLAFNHLADVGWLTRLLPQARISGRSNSRDVQARMCAAGAGVAVLPCQLGEALPGLERVDLGEQPPGRDIWVGYHRDFQRQPRLRTLLDATEAAFAPTPGDQALTPPGRRR; translated from the coding sequence ATGCCATCGAACCGGGCGAAGGACGTGAACGATCTCCAGTGGGACGACCTCAAGGTGTTTCTCGCCATCGCGAGGGCGGGCTCACTGATGGGCGCGGCGCGAGCCATCGGCCAGACGCAGCCCACGATGGGACGCCGACTCCAGGCGTTGGAGCGCACCGTGGGCTGCAAGCTGATGCGGCGCACCACCGAGGGCTTCGTCCCGACCGACGAGGGCAAGGCGGTGCTCGCCCACGCCGAGCGCATGGAGGAGGAGGCCGTGGCCTTCGCGCGACGCCTGGCGGGGCGGGACAGCGAGGTGGAGGGCACGTTGCGCGTCTCCAGCTCGGAGTGGTTCGCCAGCCACGTCCTGGCTCCCATCTTCGCCCGGATCCAGCTCCAGCATCCCCGGTTGGAGGTGGAGCTCATCACGGAGACGCGGCTGTTGAACCTCGACCGGCGCGAAGCCGACCTCGTCTTCCGCTTCCGCCGCTTCGAGGAAGCGCACATCGTGCAGAAGCGGCTCACGCACGTCACCTACGAGGCCTATGCCTCGCGCGACTACCTGAAGCAGCGGGGGCGCCCCGACCCGTCCACGGGTGGCGTGGGCCATGGGCTCATCACCATGGACCTGGCGTTCAACCACCTGGCGGACGTGGGCTGGCTCACGAGGCTACTGCCCCAGGCGCGCATCTCGGGGCGCAGCAACAGCCGCGACGTGCAGGCGAGGATGTGCGCCGCGGGAGCGGGAGTCGCGGTACTGCCCTGTCAGCTCGGGGAGGCCCTGCCGGGCCTCGAGCGGGTGGACCTCGGCGAGCAGCCCCCCGGCCGGGACATCTGGGTGGGCTATCACCGGGACTTCCAGCGCCAGCCCCGGCTGCGCACCCTGCTCGACGCCACCGAGGCCGCCTTCGCGCCCACCCCCGGCGACCAGGCCCTCACTCCTCCTGGAAGGAGACGGTGA
- a CDS encoding serine/threonine-protein kinase, producing the protein MTRQVGRYQLIRKLAVGDTAEVFLARATGPLGFEKTLVVKCLLPHLAREPSFVEAFLSEAMGAARLAHPNIVQILDFGEADGACFLAMEYVDGPSLRTLLRRASARRLSLPPAVCARLVSQACEGLAFAHDFVDPDTGEPLGLLHRGVSPDHLLLSRQGTVKVVDFGIARASGRSHRSRGGIGPGRRAYLAPEQLRARHLDRRVDVYALGVVLHELLTFHKPPSVTLRDEPVPEALQRILDRALARERHQRYPDCHALQVELEDFILAEGRAVTTQQVTELIHRATSGTGLPAQRLSRAVAPRSPRRAPIAPPRVAAEARALDSTPEWRPLPALPEHPVAPPEVFFPENPPPSALALTLARTRPTLEAWSWTRQVLVGGLLLVAGGGMMPWMRSTALERTESSAVALSLASSAIPAPFPRALEQVPRELALGEEAAAAFAESAPPSPAARERIARSVKSRRPFPAALGHLDVRAHPHAVYAVVTVDGQPSGTTPLDKALELPVGTYTVTLTSPSLSKTVTRRVEVKPGMTTPLTVSFQEE; encoded by the coding sequence GTGACACGGCAGGTCGGCAGATATCAGCTCATCCGCAAGCTCGCCGTGGGAGACACCGCCGAGGTGTTCCTCGCCAGGGCCACCGGGCCCCTGGGCTTCGAGAAGACGTTGGTGGTGAAGTGCCTCCTGCCGCACCTGGCTCGGGAGCCCTCCTTCGTGGAAGCGTTCCTCTCCGAGGCCATGGGGGCCGCCCGGCTCGCCCACCCGAACATCGTGCAGATCCTCGACTTCGGCGAGGCCGATGGCGCCTGCTTCCTGGCCATGGAGTACGTCGATGGGCCGAGTCTGCGCACGCTCCTGCGGCGCGCCTCGGCCCGGCGCCTGTCCCTGCCTCCCGCGGTCTGTGCCCGGCTCGTCTCCCAGGCCTGTGAGGGGCTGGCCTTCGCCCATGACTTCGTGGATCCGGACACGGGCGAGCCCCTGGGACTCCTCCACCGGGGCGTGAGTCCGGATCACCTCCTGCTGTCGCGTCAGGGCACGGTGAAGGTGGTGGACTTCGGCATCGCCCGGGCCTCTGGCCGGAGCCATCGGAGCCGCGGTGGCATCGGCCCGGGCAGGCGCGCGTACCTGGCGCCCGAGCAACTGCGCGCCCGGCACCTGGACCGGCGCGTGGATGTGTATGCGCTCGGGGTGGTGCTCCATGAGTTGCTCACGTTCCACAAGCCCCCCAGCGTGACCCTCCGCGATGAGCCCGTGCCCGAGGCCCTCCAACGCATCCTCGACCGGGCGCTCGCCCGGGAGCGTCACCAGCGCTACCCGGATTGTCATGCGCTCCAGGTGGAGCTGGAGGACTTCATCCTCGCGGAGGGCAGGGCGGTGACGACGCAGCAGGTGACCGAGCTCATCCACCGGGCCACCTCGGGCACGGGCCTGCCCGCGCAGCGGCTCTCTCGGGCCGTCGCGCCCCGCTCCCCACGTCGCGCGCCCATCGCTCCGCCCCGGGTGGCCGCGGAGGCGCGCGCCCTGGACTCGACTCCCGAGTGGCGCCCCCTCCCCGCTCTGCCCGAGCACCCGGTGGCTCCCCCGGAGGTGTTCTTCCCCGAGAACCCGCCTCCGTCCGCCCTGGCGCTGACGCTCGCGCGCACCCGGCCGACGCTGGAGGCCTGGTCGTGGACGCGGCAGGTGCTCGTCGGCGGCCTGCTGCTCGTGGCGGGCGGGGGCATGATGCCGTGGATGCGGAGCACGGCCCTGGAGCGCACCGAGTCCTCGGCCGTGGCGCTTTCCCTGGCCTCCTCCGCGATTCCTGCTCCCTTCCCACGAGCCCTGGAGCAGGTGCCTCGGGAACTGGCCCTGGGGGAGGAGGCGGCGGCTGCCTTCGCGGAGTCCGCTCCTCCTTCGCCCGCCGCCCGCGAGCGCATCGCGCGCTCCGTCAAATCCAGACGTCCCTTCCCCGCGGCCCTGGGCCACCTGGATGTACGCGCGCACCCCCATGCCGTCTATGCGGTCGTCACCGTGGATGGGCAGCCGAGTGGAACGACGCCCCTGGACAAGGCGCTGGAGCTGCCCGTGGGCACCTATACCGTGACGCTCACCAGTCCCTCCCTGTCGAAGACGGTGACGCGACGGGTGGAGGTGAAACCCGGCATGACGACGCCCCTCACCGTCTCCTTCCAGGAGGAGTGA
- a CDS encoding NAD(P)H-dependent flavin oxidoreductase, whose translation MTRSTAWSRLAALLGVEHPIIQAPMAGGATTPELVAAVSNAGGLGSTGAAYLKPEDIVKHSRRVRELTDRPFAINLFVPPPPPAEVAPDRMLAVLADYHARLGLAPPQPPTSPMPSFEEQVDAVAESGARVFSFIFGVPPAGVLARLRARGLVLAGTATTVREAKLLEEAGVDFIVAQGSEAGGHRGTFVGPVEKALVGTMALVPQVADAVGLPVVASGGLMDGRGIRAARALGAAGVQLGTAFLTCPESGIAPVYKAALREAKDDSTVLTRAFSGRPARGIANDFTEALRDSPDILPFPLQHAATTPLRGASAARGDSRFMALWAGQAAALSRSLPAAELMRTLIEESERGA comes from the coding sequence ATGACCCGGTCCACCGCTTGGAGTCGGCTCGCCGCGTTGCTGGGCGTCGAGCATCCCATCATCCAGGCCCCCATGGCGGGGGGCGCCACCACCCCGGAGCTGGTCGCCGCCGTGTCGAACGCGGGCGGGCTGGGCTCGACGGGCGCGGCCTACTTGAAGCCCGAGGACATCGTGAAGCACTCGCGGCGGGTACGCGAGCTCACCGACCGTCCCTTCGCCATCAACCTCTTCGTGCCCCCGCCGCCGCCCGCCGAGGTCGCGCCGGACCGGATGCTGGCGGTGCTCGCGGACTACCATGCACGGCTCGGGCTCGCGCCGCCCCAGCCTCCCACCTCCCCCATGCCCTCCTTCGAGGAGCAGGTGGACGCCGTCGCGGAGAGCGGCGCGCGCGTCTTCAGCTTCATCTTCGGGGTGCCGCCCGCGGGAGTGCTCGCGCGGCTGAGGGCGAGGGGCCTGGTGCTCGCCGGCACGGCCACGACCGTGCGGGAGGCGAAGCTGCTGGAGGAGGCGGGCGTGGACTTCATCGTCGCGCAGGGCAGTGAGGCCGGAGGACACCGGGGCACGTTCGTGGGGCCCGTGGAGAAGGCCCTGGTGGGCACGATGGCGCTGGTGCCGCAAGTGGCCGACGCCGTGGGCTTGCCGGTGGTCGCCAGCGGAGGCCTCATGGATGGGCGGGGCATCCGCGCCGCGCGGGCGCTCGGGGCGGCGGGCGTGCAGCTGGGCACGGCGTTCCTCACCTGCCCGGAGTCGGGCATCGCTCCCGTCTACAAGGCCGCGCTCCGAGAGGCGAAGGACGACTCGACCGTGCTCACGCGCGCCTTCTCCGGCCGTCCGGCCCGGGGGATCGCCAATGACTTCACCGAGGCCCTGCGCGACTCGCCCGACATCCTGCCCTTCCCCCTCCAGCACGCGGCCACGACGCCGCTGCGCGGTGCCTCGGCGGCGCGAGGCGACTCGCGCTTCATGGCGCTGTGGGCGGGACAGGCCGCCGCGCTGTCGCGGAGCCTGCCCGCGGCGGAGCTGATGCGCACGCTCATCGAGGAGTCCGAGCGCGGGGCTTGA
- a CDS encoding LysR substrate-binding domain-containing protein, translated as MDAAELKVFEAVARTGGIGRAAQELHTVQSNVTARIRRLEEELGVPLFDRHSRGVKLTSAGQRLLPYATQAERLMAEARQAVADGPEPHGTLSLGSLETTAALRLTPILVAYTRECPQVDVSLRTGTTQGLLADVLEHRLEGAFVAGPVRHRELIEEPVVTEELVLVTAPGVRLEELPALSGGPKVLVFRTGCAYRQHLEHFLASRGLKALRTLELGTLDGILGCVSAGMGLTLLPRAVVEAAWRAGSVAVHALPTSRSRVTTVFIRRREGFTSRALLRFIDCAQRIHGGR; from the coding sequence ATGGACGCAGCCGAACTCAAGGTCTTCGAGGCCGTGGCCCGCACGGGGGGAATCGGCCGGGCGGCACAGGAGCTGCACACGGTGCAGTCCAACGTCACCGCGCGCATCCGCCGGTTGGAGGAGGAGCTGGGCGTGCCGCTGTTCGACCGGCACAGCCGCGGGGTGAAGCTCACCAGCGCGGGCCAGCGGCTGCTGCCCTACGCCACCCAGGCCGAGCGGCTCATGGCCGAGGCCCGCCAGGCCGTGGCGGACGGCCCCGAGCCACACGGCACGTTGAGCCTGGGCTCGCTGGAGACGACCGCCGCGCTGCGCCTCACGCCCATCCTCGTCGCGTACACCCGGGAGTGTCCCCAGGTGGACGTCTCGCTGCGCACCGGCACCACCCAGGGGCTCCTCGCGGACGTGCTGGAGCACCGGCTGGAGGGCGCCTTCGTGGCGGGGCCGGTGCGCCACCGCGAGCTCATCGAGGAGCCCGTGGTCACCGAGGAGCTGGTGCTCGTGACGGCGCCCGGCGTGCGCCTCGAGGAGCTCCCGGCCCTGAGCGGAGGCCCCAAGGTGCTCGTCTTCCGCACCGGCTGCGCCTACCGCCAGCACCTCGAGCACTTCCTGGCCTCGCGCGGGCTCAAGGCGCTGCGCACGCTCGAGCTCGGCACGCTGGATGGCATCCTCGGCTGCGTGAGCGCGGGCATGGGCCTCACGCTGCTGCCGCGCGCCGTGGTGGAGGCGGCCTGGCGCGCGGGCTCGGTCGCCGTGCATGCCCTGCCCACCTCGCGCTCGCGCGTCACCACCGTCTTCATCCGCCGACGCGAGGGCTTCACCTCCCGGGCGCTCCTGCGCTTCATCGACTGCGCCCAGCGCATCCACGGGGGCCGCTGA